From Paracoccus aminovorans, one genomic window encodes:
- a CDS encoding GNAT family N-acetyltransferase yields the protein MIRTRILTGDAVAEALDDLARLRIAVFRDWPYLYDGDLDYERDYLRAYQSPGAVVVAAYDGARMIGASTGAPMEDHAGDFAAAFAARSEPLDQIFYCAESVLLPDYRGHGLGHAFFDGREAQARALGRRFCTFCRVVRPEDHPLHPQDYRPLDGFWRKRGYAPLPGVVAEFEWKDIGEDDPTRKPLQFWMKTL from the coding sequence ATGATCCGGACCCGCATCCTGACCGGGGACGCCGTGGCCGAGGCGCTGGACGACCTGGCGCGGCTGCGGATCGCGGTGTTCCGCGACTGGCCCTATCTCTACGACGGCGACCTGGATTACGAGCGCGACTACCTGCGCGCCTATCAGTCGCCCGGCGCGGTGGTGGTCGCGGCCTATGACGGTGCCCGCATGATTGGCGCCTCGACCGGCGCGCCGATGGAGGATCACGCCGGCGACTTTGCCGCCGCCTTCGCCGCGCGCTCCGAACCGCTGGACCAGATCTTCTATTGCGCGGAATCGGTGCTTTTGCCGGACTATCGCGGCCATGGGCTCGGCCACGCCTTCTTCGACGGGCGCGAGGCGCAGGCCCGCGCCCTGGGACGGCGCTTCTGCACCTTCTGCCGCGTGGTCCGGCCCGAGGACCATCCGCTGCATCCGCAGGACTATCGCCCGCTGGACGGCTTCTGGCGCAAGCGCGGCTACGCGCCTCTGCCGGGGGTGGTGGCCGAGTTCGAATGGAAGGACATCGGCGAGGACGATCCGACCCGCAAGCCCCTGCAATTCTGGATGAAAACGCTGTGA
- a CDS encoding carbon-nitrogen hydrolase family protein: protein MTRTVRIAAAAYPFDWLADFDAYRAKIARWVQEAADCDLLVFPEYGAMELASLGGRAVAGDLEASLHEVARHEPARDALHKELAARHGVHILAASGPAFEGPRPVNRAVLFGPQGRIGHQDKQVMTRFEREDWDVVGAPGLRVFDTAVGRLGVLICYDSEFPLLGRALAEAGAEVVLTPSCTDTVAGFNRVRIGAMARALESQCVVVQAPTVGEVDWNPAIDENRGAAAIYAPPDGLWPESGVVAEGAMDAPGWVKASVDLDLVAESRRNGRVLPFAHWGETVGVRMVD, encoded by the coding sequence GTGACCCGGACCGTCCGCATCGCCGCCGCCGCCTATCCCTTCGACTGGCTGGCGGATTTCGACGCCTATCGCGCCAAGATCGCCCGCTGGGTGCAGGAGGCCGCCGATTGCGACCTGCTGGTCTTTCCCGAATATGGCGCCATGGAACTGGCCTCGCTGGGCGGCCGCGCGGTGGCGGGCGACCTGGAGGCTTCGCTGCATGAGGTCGCCCGGCACGAGCCCGCCCGCGACGCGCTGCACAAGGAACTGGCGGCACGACACGGGGTGCACATCCTGGCTGCCTCGGGGCCGGCGTTCGAGGGGCCGCGCCCGGTCAACCGCGCGGTGCTGTTCGGGCCGCAGGGACGGATCGGCCATCAGGACAAGCAGGTGATGACCCGCTTCGAGCGCGAGGATTGGGACGTCGTCGGCGCCCCCGGCCTGCGGGTCTTTGACACGGCCGTGGGACGGCTGGGCGTCCTGATCTGCTATGACAGCGAGTTCCCGTTGCTGGGCCGGGCGCTGGCCGAGGCGGGGGCCGAGGTGGTGCTGACCCCCTCTTGCACCGACACGGTTGCGGGGTTTAATCGCGTCCGCATCGGCGCCATGGCCCGGGCACTGGAGAGCCAATGCGTGGTCGTGCAGGCGCCGACCGTAGGCGAGGTGGACTGGAACCCCGCCATCGACGAGAATCGCGGCGCGGCGGCGATCTATGCGCCGCCGGACGGGCTGTGGCCCGAAAGCGGCGTGGTGGCCGAGGGCGCGATGGACGCGCCGGGCTGGGTCAAGGCGAGCGTGGATCTGGACCTGGTGGCCGAAAGCCGACGGAACGGGCGGGTGCTGCCCTTTGCGCATTGGGGCGAGACGGTGGGCGTGCGGATGGTGGACTGA
- a CDS encoding IS5 family transposase gives MSRPASPTYRTRNWPAYNEALKRRGSLTIWFDPEMSWDAAPTGRRGRQQTYSDAAIQTCLSMKVLFGMALRQTTGFVESLLQLVGLDWTVPDFSTLSRRQKTLAVNIPYRGSKGPLHLLIDSTGIKVEGEGEWHARKHGGPKRRVWRKIHLGIDEETLEVRAVEITGSHIGDAPVLPDLLKQIPAHEQIGRVTADGAYDTRKCHDAIADRGADAVIPPRKNAKPWKTVAAGAGARNEALRASKYLGRALWRRWSGYHPRSRVETKMHCVKLLGQRLMARDFDRQVAELQVRIAILNRYTALGTPVTEAVG, from the coding sequence ATGAGCCGACCCGCATCCCCGACATACAGAACCCGGAACTGGCCAGCCTACAATGAAGCGCTCAAGCGCCGGGGTTCGCTGACGATCTGGTTCGACCCCGAGATGAGCTGGGATGCCGCGCCGACAGGCAGGCGTGGCCGCCAGCAGACCTACAGCGATGCCGCCATTCAGACGTGTCTTTCGATGAAGGTGCTCTTCGGCATGGCGCTCAGGCAGACGACTGGTTTCGTCGAGAGCCTGCTGCAGTTGGTTGGTCTCGACTGGACGGTGCCTGACTTCAGCACCCTGTCCCGTCGCCAGAAGACCCTGGCTGTGAACATACCGTATCGCGGGTCCAAGGGGCCGCTGCACCTGCTGATCGACAGCACTGGCATCAAGGTCGAGGGCGAAGGCGAGTGGCACGCCCGCAAGCATGGCGGCCCGAAACGGCGCGTCTGGCGCAAGATCCATCTGGGGATTGATGAGGAAACGCTGGAGGTTCGGGCGGTGGAGATCACAGGGAGCCACATCGGCGATGCGCCGGTGTTACCCGACCTGCTCAAACAGATCCCGGCGCACGAGCAGATCGGCCGCGTCACAGCAGACGGCGCCTACGACACCCGCAAATGCCACGATGCCATCGCTGACCGCGGCGCCGACGCTGTCATTCCGCCCCGCAAGAACGCCAAACCCTGGAAGACAGTCGCCGCCGGCGCGGGCGCACGAAACGAGGCTCTGCGGGCATCGAAATACCTCGGTCGTGCCCTCTGGCGACGATGGAGTGGATACCACCCCCGAAGCCGCGTCGAGACGAAGATGCACTGTGTGAAACTGCTGGGTCAGCGCCTCATGGCACGGGACTTTGACCGACAGGTCGCCGAGCTTCAGGTCCGTATCGCTATTCTGAACCGTTACACCGCGCTTGGCACCCCCGTCACAGAGGCCGTGGGATAG
- a CDS encoding phage virion morphogenesis protein → MSGIGIQVEFDSEGARQRLRALIQKMDNRRPFFEQVGEHLMTSTGRRFDLDTAPDGTKWAPLKPGTIKSRIRRGKSPAGILRDHGWLRGSISAESSNDDVRIGSPSPYAAIHQLGGTIDMPARQQTLYLKRNRKGEIGRRFVSKKAANHTETIQRSAHKLTITARPFLGISAVDQQDILDIAGDWLGLG, encoded by the coding sequence ATGAGCGGCATCGGTATACAGGTCGAGTTCGATTCCGAGGGCGCACGGCAGCGCCTTCGGGCCCTTATCCAGAAAATGGACAACCGCCGGCCGTTCTTTGAGCAGGTCGGCGAACACCTGATGACTTCGACCGGGCGCAGGTTCGACTTGGACACGGCGCCGGACGGAACGAAATGGGCGCCGCTCAAGCCCGGCACGATCAAGAGCCGCATCCGGCGAGGGAAGTCACCCGCTGGCATCCTGCGCGATCACGGCTGGCTTCGCGGCTCGATCAGCGCGGAAAGCAGCAATGACGATGTGCGCATTGGATCGCCTTCGCCGTATGCTGCAATCCATCAGCTGGGCGGGACTATCGACATGCCGGCCCGGCAACAGACGCTCTACCTGAAGCGCAACCGCAAAGGCGAGATCGGCCGCAGGTTCGTGTCCAAGAAGGCGGCGAACCATACCGAAACGATCCAGCGATCCGCGCATAAGCTGACAATCACGGCGCGGCCCTTCCTCGGCATATCGGCAGTGGATCAGCAGGATATTCTTGACATAGCCGGTGACTGGCTCGGCTTGGGCTGA
- a CDS encoding major capsid protein — MSGLNSRTARVIDPVLSGIAQGYRHAQRVGHILFPRIDVPQRGGNVIEFGRESFFNYKARRAPGADAMNIQLGYEGRPYSLDQYSLDVPVPREHAEEAEVPGIDLGKRAVNTAMDTLTLTLEIEQAELASDPASYTPANRLALTGGDRWDSDDSDPVGDVEAAKDQVRTTCGIEPNRMVIGSKGFMALKNHPKIVERFKYTTADSITAKMLAGLFDLEELAVGKATYVDNTAPAILNRYTALGTPVTEAVG, encoded by the coding sequence ATGAGTGGATTGAACAGCCGCACCGCCCGCGTGATCGACCCGGTTCTGTCGGGCATCGCGCAGGGTTATCGCCACGCGCAGCGCGTCGGGCATATCCTCTTCCCCCGCATCGACGTGCCCCAGCGCGGTGGCAACGTGATCGAGTTCGGACGCGAGAGCTTCTTCAACTACAAGGCCCGCCGCGCGCCGGGCGCGGACGCCATGAACATTCAGTTGGGCTATGAGGGCCGGCCTTACAGCCTCGACCAGTATTCGCTGGATGTGCCGGTTCCGCGTGAACATGCCGAGGAAGCGGAGGTTCCGGGGATCGACCTGGGCAAGCGCGCGGTCAATACCGCCATGGACACGCTGACCCTGACGCTGGAAATCGAGCAGGCGGAGCTTGCCTCGGACCCGGCCAGCTACACCCCTGCGAACCGGCTTGCGCTGACCGGCGGCGACCGCTGGGATAGCGACGACAGCGATCCGGTTGGCGACGTGGAAGCCGCCAAGGATCAGGTGCGCACCACCTGCGGGATCGAGCCGAACCGCATGGTGATCGGCAGCAAGGGGTTCATGGCGTTGAAGAACCATCCCAAGATCGTGGAACGGTTCAAATACACCACCGCCGACAGCATCACCGCCAAGATGCTGGCCGGGCTCTTCGACCTGGAGGAACTGGCGGTCGGGAAAGCCACCTATGTGGACAATACCGCGCCCGCTATTCTGAACCGTTACACCGCGCTTGGCACCCCCGTCACAGAGGCCGTGGGATAG
- a CDS encoding LuxR C-terminal-related transcriptional regulator: MNSKAVRMEEYQSNCPEGAMAYIADMLGAGLRDKMVATMGGTSIKIPTRIKALTDEHPLVRNLGRLDAEELVAIMPGESFYIPNGSANTGRRDAVLALITEGKNNQEVARILGISERMVRRHRSRAGLNGHELATRFGVGCQKLAAFISDTSPRQLAAQ, encoded by the coding sequence ATGAACAGCAAAGCCGTCAGGATGGAAGAATACCAAAGCAACTGCCCGGAAGGCGCGATGGCTTACATCGCCGACATGCTGGGCGCGGGCCTCCGCGACAAGATGGTCGCCACCATGGGCGGAACCTCCATCAAGATTCCGACGCGCATCAAGGCGCTGACCGACGAGCACCCCCTTGTTCGCAATCTTGGGCGGCTCGACGCGGAGGAGCTGGTCGCCATCATGCCGGGCGAGTCCTTCTACATCCCGAATGGTTCAGCCAATACCGGGAGGCGTGACGCCGTTCTTGCCCTCATCACCGAGGGCAAGAACAACCAAGAGGTGGCCCGAATTCTCGGCATTTCGGAACGTATGGTTCGCCGGCATCGCTCGCGAGCCGGTCTGAATGGCCACGAGCTTGCCACACGTTTCGGAGTGGGGTGCCAGAAGCTTGCCGCCTTCATCTCCGACACATCTCCCCGCCAACTTGCGGCTCAATAG
- a CDS encoding MORN repeat-containing protein — protein sequence MKAAALVACAMILAGSGTAGAQSVITKQYDDGGVYEGTFRNGKQHGRGTYTLPSGYEYTGDWVEGEIRGQGEARFPNGSVYEGAFARGKPHGKGKITYEDGGTYEGDWLDGQITGQGVAHYANGSVYEGGFLNALHDGKGVLTQPNGYRYHGDWKAGVKEGFGKITYPDGAAYEGEMKANQRSGQGKLTMPDGLSYEGGWSAGQMAGQGKLVQPSGDSYEGRFANGKREGKGIAKFANGDRYEGDFRADKRWGVGTFTGTDGYVYSGDWVEGRMEGLGRITYPDGSVYEGALKADMPDGRGLITYPDGATYDGTWIAGVIEGQGVAKYANGLVYEGGFKRGRNEGQGRMTYPDGYVYNGAWRDGQRHGQGQATYPDGTTYDGSFVDGLRHGKGRLIAPDGFRYEGSWKEGEIDGEGVATYANGDVYTGHFSDGKRQGAGVMRYATGEVASGEWDDNRLAVPTEGTAPEGATPESAVPAEPVEGGANN from the coding sequence ATGAAGGCAGCAGCCCTTGTCGCATGCGCGATGATATTGGCCGGCAGCGGCACGGCCGGCGCGCAATCCGTCATCACCAAGCAATATGACGACGGCGGCGTCTATGAGGGCACCTTTCGCAACGGCAAGCAGCATGGGCGCGGCACCTACACGCTGCCCTCGGGCTATGAATATACCGGCGACTGGGTCGAGGGCGAGATCCGCGGTCAGGGCGAGGCCAGGTTCCCCAACGGCTCGGTCTATGAAGGCGCCTTCGCCCGCGGCAAGCCGCATGGCAAGGGCAAGATCACCTACGAGGACGGCGGCACCTACGAGGGCGACTGGCTGGACGGCCAGATCACCGGCCAGGGCGTGGCGCATTACGCCAACGGCTCGGTCTATGAGGGCGGCTTCCTGAACGCGCTGCACGACGGCAAGGGGGTGCTGACGCAACCCAACGGCTATCGCTACCATGGCGACTGGAAGGCCGGCGTGAAAGAGGGCTTCGGCAAGATCACCTATCCCGACGGCGCGGCCTATGAAGGCGAGATGAAGGCCAACCAGCGCTCGGGTCAGGGCAAGCTTACCATGCCGGACGGGCTGTCCTACGAGGGCGGCTGGTCGGCCGGTCAGATGGCGGGGCAGGGCAAGCTGGTCCAGCCCTCGGGCGACAGCTACGAGGGCCGCTTCGCCAATGGCAAGCGCGAGGGCAAGGGCATCGCCAAATTCGCCAACGGCGACCGTTACGAGGGCGACTTCCGCGCCGACAAGCGCTGGGGCGTGGGCACCTTCACCGGCACCGACGGCTATGTCTATTCCGGCGACTGGGTCGAGGGCCGGATGGAGGGGCTGGGCCGCATCACCTATCCCGACGGCTCGGTCTACGAGGGCGCGCTGAAAGCCGACATGCCGGACGGGCGCGGGCTGATCACCTATCCGGACGGCGCCACCTACGACGGCACCTGGATCGCGGGCGTGATCGAGGGTCAGGGCGTGGCGAAATACGCCAACGGCCTGGTCTACGAAGGCGGTTTCAAGCGCGGCCGCAACGAGGGGCAGGGCCGGATGACCTATCCGGACGGCTATGTTTACAACGGCGCCTGGCGCGACGGGCAGCGCCACGGCCAGGGGCAGGCGACCTATCCCGACGGCACGACCTACGACGGCTCCTTCGTGGACGGGTTGCGCCACGGCAAGGGCCGGCTGATCGCGCCGGACGGCTTCCGCTACGAGGGCAGCTGGAAGGAAGGCGAGATCGACGGCGAGGGCGTGGCCACCTATGCCAACGGCGACGTCTATACCGGGCATTTCAGCGACGGCAAGCGGCAGGGCGCGGGGGTGATGCGCTATGCGACGGGCGAGGTGGCCTCGGGCGAATGGGACGACAACCGGCTGGCCGTCCCGACCGAGGGAACGGCCCCGGAAGGCGCCACGCCCGAGAGCGCGGTGCCGGCGGAGCCGGTCGAGGGGGGCGCGAACAATTGA
- a CDS encoding NAD+ synthase: protein MTDTFRITLGQLNPTVGDLPGNAAQAREAWAKAREAGANLLALPEMFITGYQTQDLVLKAGFTRDAMAAIEALARDCADGPAIGIGGPHAEGDRLYNAYWILRGGKVVARVLKHELPHKQLFDEWRLFNVGPISGPYSLDGLRIGSPICEDAWWPEVAETLAETGAEIMLVPNGSPYHRGKLDLRMGHMVARVVETGLPLIYLNSVGGQDDQIYDGGSFVLNPGEDGGAVKVMQLAPFDEMLVHVDFTRTPQGWRAVPGRMDHQPDEWEQDYRAMMLGLRDYMRKSGFRKVVLGLSGGIDSALVATIAADAVGPENVRCVMLPSEYTSQASLDDAADCAARLGTRLDTVHIEGARDAVGAALAHLMAGTQPDITEENIQSRLRGVMLMALSNKFGELLLTTGNKSEVAVGYATIYGDMAGGYNPIKDLYKTRVFETCRWRNRNHRDWMLGRAGAVIPPQIISKPPSAELRPDQKDQDSLPPYEVLDAILEGLVEKDLALQDLVAQGFDPETVRKVESLLYGSEWKRYQAAPGPRISTKAFWLDRRYPLVNRWRDRI, encoded by the coding sequence ATGACCGACACGTTCCGCATCACTCTCGGACAGCTGAACCCGACCGTGGGCGACCTGCCCGGCAATGCCGCCCAGGCGCGCGAGGCATGGGCGAAGGCGCGCGAGGCCGGCGCGAACCTGCTGGCCCTGCCCGAGATGTTCATCACCGGCTACCAGACCCAGGACCTGGTGCTGAAGGCGGGCTTCACCCGCGACGCCATGGCCGCGATCGAGGCGTTGGCGCGGGACTGCGCCGACGGTCCCGCCATCGGCATCGGCGGCCCCCATGCCGAGGGCGACCGACTCTACAACGCCTATTGGATCCTCCGCGGCGGCAAGGTGGTGGCCCGGGTGCTCAAGCACGAATTGCCGCACAAGCAGCTGTTCGACGAGTGGCGGCTGTTCAACGTCGGGCCGATCTCGGGTCCCTACAGCCTGGACGGGCTGCGGATCGGCAGCCCGATCTGTGAGGACGCCTGGTGGCCCGAGGTGGCCGAGACCCTGGCCGAGACCGGGGCCGAGATCATGCTGGTCCCGAACGGCAGCCCCTATCATCGGGGCAAGCTGGACCTGCGCATGGGCCATATGGTGGCCCGCGTGGTCGAAACCGGCCTGCCGCTGATCTATCTGAACTCGGTCGGCGGGCAGGACGACCAGATCTATGACGGCGGCAGCTTCGTGCTGAATCCGGGCGAGGACGGCGGCGCGGTCAAGGTGATGCAGCTGGCCCCCTTCGACGAGATGCTGGTGCATGTCGATTTCACCCGCACCCCGCAGGGCTGGCGCGCGGTGCCTGGCCGGATGGACCACCAGCCCGACGAATGGGAACAGGATTATCGCGCCATGATGCTGGGGCTGCGCGACTACATGCGCAAGTCCGGGTTCCGCAAGGTGGTGCTGGGCCTGTCGGGCGGCATCGACTCGGCGCTGGTCGCCACCATCGCCGCCGACGCCGTCGGGCCCGAGAACGTGCGCTGCGTCATGCTGCCCAGCGAATACACCTCGCAGGCCAGCCTGGACGACGCCGCCGATTGCGCGGCCCGGCTGGGCACGCGGCTGGATACCGTGCATATCGAGGGCGCCCGCGACGCCGTCGGTGCGGCGCTGGCGCATCTGATGGCCGGCACCCAGCCCGACATCACCGAGGAAAACATCCAGTCCCGGCTGCGCGGCGTGATGCTGATGGCGCTGTCGAACAAGTTCGGCGAACTGCTGCTGACCACCGGCAACAAGTCCGAGGTCGCGGTGGGCTATGCCACGATCTACGGCGACATGGCCGGCGGCTACAACCCGATCAAGGACCTTTACAAGACCCGCGTCTTCGAGACCTGCCGCTGGCGCAACCGCAACCATCGCGACTGGATGCTGGGCCGCGCGGGCGCGGTGATCCCGCCGCAGATCATCTCGAAACCGCCCTCGGCCGAGCTGCGCCCGGACCAGAAGGACCAGGACAGCCTGCCGCCCTATGAGGTGCTGGACGCGATCCTGGAAGGGCTGGTGGAAAAGGACCTGGCGCTGCAGGACCTGGTCGCCCAAGGCTTTGATCCCGAGACG